AGAATCATGCTCTCCTATAAGTCCACCACCCGTAAGCCTAAAAACTCGACCCTTAATTAGATAAACACAATTATTTCTTTTGTGCCAGATAAAATCATAATAAAATGTAAAATCTCTTTCTATCCTTATTGGTAAAACCTTCTCATCATTTTCACAATCAATGGCAACAATTTGATTTGAGAAAAAATAAATTTTATCTTCAATTTCATTCCATACTATACCACTGGGATATACCACTCCACTAAAACTATCGGGAAGAAAGATATCTTCTTTAAAATATTGAGAAAATGTTAAAGCAAATTTAAGTAATAAAATAATAAAAATAGGTTTATTTTTCATATTAAAATAAAATGGGGAGAAAGGTTTTAAAAATACTTTTTGAGATGTAATTCTTTTTTCCTTTCTCCCCATTTCCTTTTTGGTTTCAATTTTTGATTATCAATTTACCTCGCTTTTCCATTTCTTTCGATTTTATTTGGTAATAATATATTCCGCTTCTTAAGTTTTTATTGGTGGGAAAATTAGAAGTAGAAAATATAAGTTCTCCAAGAGAGTTATATATTTTAATTGAAATCGATGAAGAAAAATCTGTGGTAAGCATAAGTTTTAAAAATTGGTTTAAATCCTTGAAAACAAAATTTTGAGAATAACCTTGTGGTCCATTTCCAAATTCTTCTTCGGAAGAGGCGTAACCCATATAAAAACCTACAGAATCACCAGGATTATCATAATCTCCAAAGAAAGCCCACATACCCCAGAGGTCAACGTCTTCGTAACCTCGCCAATAACCAAATGCTATATCACAATTACCGTTTACTCTAAAAGGAGCTCTCTGAAGATTTACCTTTATTCCTCCCGGAATACCAATTCTGTAAAAATCCTTTGTTTCGTCTCCTCTAAGAACCATAAGTAAAGTATCTTCATTCGGATAAACTCTTTCATTACCAACTACTCCAAAAGTTTTCATAGCACCACCGCAAACCTTCCACCAATACTCTTTCCAGTAATTCCAAGTATTATTTCTAACAGAATAACAAAAAATGGTTTCCTTATTTGTCACTGGATTTCCTCTTAAAGCATAAATTTCATTTCGGCTTGGAACATAACACATTTGGGCATTACAACCATGTCTAAAATCACTTAATCTTTGCCAACGGCTTGGTGTATTTCTTAAAATTTCAAATTTTTTAGCTACTGGAACACCCAAAGGAAAATAATAGACATAAAACTCGTTATTGTATTGATCAGTTCTGGTAGTTCCTTTA
This is a stretch of genomic DNA from candidate division WOR-3 bacterium. It encodes these proteins:
- a CDS encoding T9SS type A sorting domain-containing protein, whose product is MRYLMILVILMIPLFLFGQWVRPCPTRTPHPQFPGTAMTYGNPMWYSPPWPDYGKIYALFGLAGNRFYSWDCSQNTRPGIWVELARLPTDNAYYGASICYFADLIATESFIFCIPGLVSPNLPRNEFWCYHIEENRWYRLEDVPNSQTTIGFGSDICVGEVVRDPFVPDGRAVKIYVLKGTTRTDQYNNEFYVYYFPLGVPVAKKFEILRNTPSRWQRLSDFRHGCNAQMCYVPSRNEIYALRGNPVTNKETIFCYSVRNNTWNYWKEYWWKVCGGAMKTFGVVGNERVYPNEDTLLMVLRGDETKDFYRIGIPGGIKVNLQRAPFRVNGNCDIAFGYWRGYEDVDLWGMWAFFGDYDNPGDSVGFYMGYASSEEEFGNGPQGYSQNFVFKDLNQFLKLMLTTDFSSSISIKIYNSLGELIFSTSNFPTNKNLRSGIYYYQIKSKEMEKRGKLIIKN